The DNA sequence GCTCAATACGCCCGTGAGGCATATTTCTGCGAAATCCGAGGATGGGGGCCGACGGAGCCGTTCTCGGTTTCGGATACCATGGTCTCTCCAGGCGTTCCCGTGTTGTTCAAAGATAAGAATGGCGCTGCTCAAAGCTGGAATTGGGATTTTGGAGATGGTAGCAAGGCATCTTCGTTTCAGGTACAGCATGCCTTTCCTTACACAGGTACTTACGAAGTGACATTGACCGTGCGCGATAGCCTATGTCCTACAACGTTCGTGCAGACTATCTACGTGGTGGATCAAGTCAAAACCGATCCCGCGTTTGAGGCGAGCTTCAAGGTGTATCCCAATCCTGCCAAGGATCACTTGGAGGTAGAATGGGAATTGGATCGGGTAGGGCCTGTGATCATTGTGTTGCGAAACATGATGGGACAATCGGTCTATCAGCACGCTGCGAATTTTCAGTCCGGGACGAACCATCTGAAACTGGACGTTGGAGCCTATCCTAGCGGTGTGTACACGATCAGTTTGATTCAGGATGGACGCCAAATCCATCAGCAAGTGCTTCTGCGATAGAAAGCTGACTCTTCTTCAGTCATTCAAAAAAGAACGGGCTAGCTCAGATGAATGAGCTAGCCCGATGTATGTTGAAAGAAATCTGTGACTAGATTCCTACTTTTTCCTTGTGGAAGGAGATGACGTCGTCGAGAATTCCGTCGAGGTCGTATTCCAACTCGAAATCCAAGGTTTCGCGGAGCTTGGTGATGTCGGCTGTTCGGCGGTTCATGTCTTCGTAGCCGTCTCCATACACTTCCTCGTAGGAAACGTGTACGATTTTGGAGGAACTTCCTGTCTTCTCAACCACCTTCTGAGCAAGCTCATTCATGGTGATCTCAAATGGGTTCCCGACGTTGAATGCCTCTCCCAGTCCTTTGCCGGTCAGCATCAGGTTAGTGATGGCTCGTACGGCATCATTGACGTGCATGAATGAGCGACGCTGTTCACCTGTACCAAACACGACGACATCTTCGCCAGCGAGTGCACGCTTGACAAAGTTGGGAATCACCATTCCGTAGTTGGACAACTGACGAGGTCCAACGGTATTGAAGAATCTGGAAAGCACGACTTCCGTCCCGTGTTCCTTCATATAGGCAAAAGCGAGGAACTCATCCATCGCCTTGGTATTGGCATAAGCCCAGCGGTGGTTGGTGGTGGAGCCTTCTACCCGATAGTCGGTCTCCTTGAGTTTCGCTTGGCCAGTGGGATCAAGCAGGTCGAGGCTTTTGCCGTAGATCTCGGAAGTGGACGCGATCAAGACGCGCTTTTTGTACTGATTGACGAGATCCAAGACGATGTCCACGCCCCTTACATTGTCCAGAATGGTCTTGATGGGGTTTTCCATGATGTACTTGACGCCTACGGGTGCAGCCATGTGGTAGCAGTGGTCGCACCATTGGATCAAGTCGTCCATGGTCTCTCTGTGGGTGACGGTTTCCTTCACGAATTCGAAAGAAGGATGATTCATCAACCCTTGGAGGTTCTCAATTCGACCGGTAGACAGGTTGTCCAGTACCTTTACTTGGTGGCCTTGGTTCAGAAAATAGTCAGCCAGATTTGAACCGATAAAGCCAGCCCCTCCTGTAATGAAGATGTTCATATTTGTGAGGTGTTTGGGACGATATGTTATTTCCGCCGATAAGTACGTAACCAACGCTTAGAATTTCAAGCAGCTTTGTCGGTTATTGATACATCGTGTCTGATTGTTCGGTCGGTCAATATTTTTGGGGGAATCGTCCGAAATGTACAGTGAATGGTCCTAAGTGTTTGGTAGCGAGGAGGAGAAATAGGTGAGTCCTTGTGGGGTAGGGGAGTGGATAGGACCAAAAAAAACTCCCTCACGAGGAGGGAGTTAATTATGAATTAACGAGCGTTGTTGCGTGGGCCTCTGCGGCCACCGCCACCACTGCGACCTCGATCGCGATCTTCGCGCTCTTCGTAGCCTTCAGGCTTAGGAAGGAGTGCTTTGTGGCTCAAGCGGAATTTACCTGATTTGGGGTCAACGCCGATCAATTTGATTTTGACAGCATCTCCCACCTTAAAGATACCTTCCATGCTTTTGAGGCGCTCGTAGGAAATCTCTGAGATGTGCAACAGACCTTCCTTGCCGGGGAGGAATTCTACGAATGCACCATAGTCGGTGATGGTTTTCACCTTGGCATCGTAAACGTCTCCAACGGTAGGAACTTGGATCAGCTTGCGAATCTGCTGTACAGCAGCGGTGATCGCTTCTGCATTGTCGGCGGAGATCGTGGCAGTACCTACGTTTCCTTCGCCTTCTTCCAAGTTGATGGTCGTGTTGGTCGTTTTCTGGATCTCTTGGATGATCTTACCACCTGGTCCGATTACCATACCAAAGGATTCGTGAGGAATCTCCATGGAGAAGAATCGAGGTGCGTAAGGGGAAAGGTCTTTGCGAGGCTCTGGGAGCGTCTTAAGCATTTCCTCCAAGATGTGCATACGGCCAGCTTTGGACTGAGCGAGTGCTTTTTCCAGAATTTCGTAAGACAGCCCACGGATTTTGATATCCATCTGGCAGGCAGTCAAACCTTCAGAAGTACCCGTTACTTTGAAGTCCATATCGCCGAGGAAGTCTTCATCGCCCAAGATGTCGGACAATACCGCGAATCCATCTTCGGTGGTGATCAATCCCATTGCGATACCGGAAACAGGACGGGTCATTGGGATACCGGCATCCATCAGCGCGAGTGTTCCACCACAAACAGAAGCCATGGAAGAAGATCCATTGGATTCCAAGATGCTGGATACTACACGGAGGGTATAATCGGTATCATCAGGGATCATGACCTTGAGGGCACGCTCAGCCAAGTTGCCGTGACCGACTTCCCGACGAGCAGGACCGCGGTTAGGCTTTACTTCACCAGTAGAGAAACCTGGGAAGACGTACTGAAGCATGAAGCGCTTGGAGCCTTTGAAGGTAGCGGTATCGATGGTTTGCTCATCGAATTTGGTACCCAAAGTAACCGTACAAAGCGCTTGGGTTTCCCCACGTGTGAAGACAGAAGATCCGTGGGAGCGAGGGAGGTAACCCACTCGGCTCCAGATCGGACGAACTTCTTCGAGGCCACGTCCATCCAGTCGGAGAGATTCTTTGACGACCGTGTCGCGAACAATCTTCTTCTGGATTTTCTTGAAGTATTTGCCAAATCGAGCACCGAAGTACTCATCCTCAGCATATTTTTCTTTGAGGGCTTCTACGGCTTTTTCTTTGACCGCGGAAATCTTCTCGGAGCGCAACTCCTTAGACATTGCACCATGTGCAACTTCGGAGATGGTGTCTTTGATGATTTCGTGGATCTCGTTGTAGAGCTCCTCGTTGAATTCGAGCGTGTCGTAGGTACGCTTTTCCTTGCCTGCCTGTGCGCGGAGGTCTTCCTGCATGGCGTTGAGGGCGCGGATGGTATCGTGAGCGACCTTCAATGCTTCGAGCATGGTCTCCTCACTGACTTCCTTCATTTCACCCTCTACCATGTTGATGGAATCGCTGGTAGCTGCCACCATCAGGTCGAGGTCGCAATCTGCCATATCAGCGAAGGAAGGGTTGACAATGAATTCGCCATCCTTGCGTGCTACCCGAACTTCGGATACAGGCTCGTGAAAAGGAATGTCAGACACCAAAAGGGCTGCGGAAGCGGCTACACAGGCCAATGCATCCGGTTGCTCTTTGGAGTCAGATGAAATCATTTGGACCATCACTTGCGTGTCCCCATGATAATCATCTGGGAAAAGCGGCCGGATCGCCCGGTCGATCAACCGGGAAGTCAGGATCTCAGATTCTCCCATACGACCGTCTCTCTTGAAGAAACCGCCTGGGAAACGTCCGGCTGCTGCGAACTTCTCCATGTAATCCACGGACAAGGGCAAAAAGTCCACTTCCAGATTGATCTCCTTCCGTGCGACTACGGTGGCCAGCAACATGGTTTCTCCACACGTCAGGACCACAGCGCCGTCCGCTTGTTTGGCCAATGCCCCTGTATCAATGGATATTTCACGCCCGTCAGGGAGTGTAGTTGAAGCTCTGAATTCTTTCATAATATGGATGACTCAAATATGTAGCCGAGATGAGGAAAAAAAGGGAATTAATAATAATCCCCAATTATTTCCGAATTCCAAGCTCCTTGATGACTGCGCGATAACGCTCGATATCCTTGCGCTTGAGGTAATCAAGCATTCTACGACGCTTACCTACCAAACGCTGGAGGCCCATACGAGTAGCTGCGTCTTTTTTGTTCCCTTTCAAGTGTTCAGTCAAGTGGCTGATTCGGTAAGTGAACAATGCAATCTGCGCCTCTGGAGATCCGGTATCAGTTGCCTGCTTACCGTTGGAGTGCTTTTCGAAGATCTCCTCTTTCAGTTCCTTGTATAGATACATGTACTTTGTACGTTTTTCAGTTTTCGGTTAAAAAACCTTAGTGCCAAATTTGAACACGCAAATATAGAGATTAATTCCCCAGAAACAAAAGCCCCCCACCTTTACTTTTTCTCCATGCTTTCGGGCTCATTGTCAGTCTGGTAGCGGAAGTCTGAACGGATGTGTAAATCCCGTTGAGGGAATGGAATTTCGATGTCGCTCCGGCGAAATTCTCCATCGATCATAAACCGCAGATCACTCAAGATATCTTCGAATGCCGAAGAACGATTGATCCAAAATATCAACTCAAAATCCAAGGAGGAATTCCCAAAGTCCTTAAATCGAACACGCGGAGGTGGATTTTTGAGAATCAGCCCATGTTCCGCCGCGCAAGCCTCCATCACACTCCGGACCTTCTGCACATCCGAGCCGTACGCAACGCCCACATTGAGACGTAATCGGGTCTCCTTGTCGTTGAAGTTCCAGTTGACCACCGGGTCCATCGTCAGTTTGGAATTGGGCACCACCACGGACACGGAATCTTGGGTCTCGATGATGGACGAACGAAGGCGTATTTCCTTGACTCTGCCCTGTAGCTGCAATTGCTTGAGAATGACCATGTCGCCCACTTTGACTGTGCCGTCGAATAGAATCACGACACCCGCGGCAAAATCAGAAAAGGTCTGCTGCAAGGCCAAGCCCACCCCCACGAAAAGACCCGCGGAAGAAGCTACCAGTACATCTAGCTTCACGTGAAGATTGGCCAAGGCGATGATCACGGCCAACACATACACGAGATATTGAAAGATCTGGTAAATGGCCATGCTGCGTCCTGCCTCGATGGGGATCTTCTGACTTTCGCCCCATCTCACAAATGCACGTTTGGCATAAAGCAGGAAGAATCTGGCAGCGACCAGAATCAAGATGCCCAGCATGATGTTGGACAGGCCGATACTGGTATTGTCTCCTAAATTGATGGAGAGATTGAGGATTTTCTCGCCGTCATCACCGAGTGAAAGTAAGGTCAGGTAGAAGCCCAGCAGGAAAATAGTCCATTGGACCACCTTATTATATAAGGACACGGAATTGCCCGATAGCTTGAAGCCGAGGACAAACTTTCCCGCTTCGGCCCTCTTTTGGACAAATCGATTAACGACCACCACCGCTATCCATATCAGGATAATCAAGGCGATTTGCTGAACCGTGAATGTATGGTTTTCAAACAAGGCGATTTCCTGCTTGAGGAATGCAAATAGCTTGTCGAGGTTCATATCAATGGCAAATGGTCAATTCCTTTGGGCTTCATGGCAAATTACCACGTTTCGTTGAATTGTTTCAATAGGCTGTATGAATTATCCCGTTTGATCAATCTGAATTCGTGATGTCGGACAACTCTAGCCAAGTATTGAGGTCCGGCAATTCATTCGCAGCGAATTCTGGCAGAAAAGACTCCATCCTCAATTCCGTGAGATCCAGCTTGGAAGCCTTTCGGGGAGCGGTTCTCATTTCCACAAAAGACAGCTCGAAAACCCATTGAGGGAAAACCTGCATGATGGGCCCTTTTTTGCTGGTTTTGTGATTGTTGAGGTCCCGTTTCCAATCTGCCTCCGAAGCACCGGGCAAGTGTCCAGATGCAGTGCCAATGGCGACATATTTTTCGCCTTGTTTCATCCCAAACCCGTATTCAGGGAATTCGGCCTTGGGAATTTGACGGCTGTAAAGCAGAACTGCCTTGAGCCGAGATCGTTCAGGCTGCCAATGAATCATCTGGGGCGTATTGGTCCGCTGGTTGGGAATCAAGGTCCAAACAGGGCGATGTTTTGTTGGAGTTTTGGGCACCTGCAGCTTTGTCGGCATTTCGGTCGAAGTAGGCCATTCAACCGAATCGAACAGCTTGATTCTTTCGATCCATTCGTCCGAAAGGGGCTGATGATCCCATTTCGCTATATCCAACAGGATCAATTGGATGGATGCAGATTTGGAGGATTTTCGATCGCTTTCCAGCCATTTCTGCAAAGTCTCGGGACGCTCTGCCGGAGAATGAAGCCAGCCGAATAAGACTCCTGCATCCGGCAGCCCTTCCAATGGCCACTCAATATGCGGCAATTTGTGCCTGCATGGGGTTTCCTGCGGCATCCAAATTTCCCAATCATTCCCCTGCCAAGAAATCTGAACCAGCATCCCTGCGGGAAGGGAAAGGCAGACGGATTGACCCAAAAGTTCCGGCGTCTCTTC is a window from the Pontibacter sp. G13 genome containing:
- a CDS encoding GDP-mannose 4,6-dehydratase gives rise to the protein MNIFITGGAGFIGSNLADYFLNQGHQVKVLDNLSTGRIENLQGLMNHPSFEFVKETVTHRETMDDLIQWCDHCYHMAAPVGVKYIMENPIKTILDNVRGVDIVLDLVNQYKKRVLIASTSEIYGKSLDLLDPTGQAKLKETDYRVEGSTTNHRWAYANTKAMDEFLAFAYMKEHGTEVVLSRFFNTVGPRQLSNYGMVIPNFVKRALAGEDVVVFGTGEQRRSFMHVNDAVRAITNLMLTGKGLGEAFNVGNPFEITMNELAQKVVEKTGSSSKIVHVSYEEVYGDGYEDMNRRTADITKLRETLDFELEYDLDGILDDVISFHKEKVGI
- the pnp gene encoding polyribonucleotide nucleotidyltransferase, producing MKEFRASTTLPDGREISIDTGALAKQADGAVVLTCGETMLLATVVARKEINLEVDFLPLSVDYMEKFAAAGRFPGGFFKRDGRMGESEILTSRLIDRAIRPLFPDDYHGDTQVMVQMISSDSKEQPDALACVAASAALLVSDIPFHEPVSEVRVARKDGEFIVNPSFADMADCDLDLMVAATSDSINMVEGEMKEVSEETMLEALKVAHDTIRALNAMQEDLRAQAGKEKRTYDTLEFNEELYNEIHEIIKDTISEVAHGAMSKELRSEKISAVKEKAVEALKEKYAEDEYFGARFGKYFKKIQKKIVRDTVVKESLRLDGRGLEEVRPIWSRVGYLPRSHGSSVFTRGETQALCTVTLGTKFDEQTIDTATFKGSKRFMLQYVFPGFSTGEVKPNRGPARREVGHGNLAERALKVMIPDDTDYTLRVVSSILESNGSSSMASVCGGTLALMDAGIPMTRPVSGIAMGLITTEDGFAVLSDILGDEDFLGDMDFKVTGTSEGLTACQMDIKIRGLSYEILEKALAQSKAGRMHILEEMLKTLPEPRKDLSPYAPRFFSMEIPHESFGMVIGPGGKIIQEIQKTTNTTINLEEGEGNVGTATISADNAEAITAAVQQIRKLIQVPTVGDVYDAKVKTITDYGAFVEFLPGKEGLLHISEISYERLKSMEGIFKVGDAVKIKLIGVDPKSGKFRLSHKALLPKPEGYEEREDRDRGRSGGGGRRGPRNNAR
- the rpsO gene encoding 30S ribosomal protein S15; amino-acid sequence: MYLYKELKEEIFEKHSNGKQATDTGSPEAQIALFTYRISHLTEHLKGNKKDAATRMGLQRLVGKRRRMLDYLKRKDIERYRAVIKELGIRK
- a CDS encoding mechanosensitive ion channel domain-containing protein; amino-acid sequence: MNLDKLFAFLKQEIALFENHTFTVQQIALIILIWIAVVVVNRFVQKRAEAGKFVLGFKLSGNSVSLYNKVVQWTIFLLGFYLTLLSLGDDGEKILNLSINLGDNTSIGLSNIMLGILILVAARFFLLYAKRAFVRWGESQKIPIEAGRSMAIYQIFQYLVYVLAVIIALANLHVKLDVLVASSAGLFVGVGLALQQTFSDFAAGVVILFDGTVKVGDMVILKQLQLQGRVKEIRLRSSIIETQDSVSVVVPNSKLTMDPVVNWNFNDKETRLRLNVGVAYGSDVQKVRSVMEACAAEHGLILKNPPPRVRFKDFGNSSLDFELIFWINRSSAFEDILSDLRFMIDGEFRRSDIEIPFPQRDLHIRSDFRYQTDNEPESMEKK